From Rutidosis leptorrhynchoides isolate AG116_Rl617_1_P2 chromosome 3, CSIRO_AGI_Rlap_v1, whole genome shotgun sequence, a single genomic window includes:
- the LOC139902855 gene encoding ABC transporter B family member 11-like isoform X1: MKQVKGITSEASEKSKKPKDSAQAKNKEPDHVVPYYKLFSFADSVDYVLMFIGTINAIGSGIIMPMQTVIIGELIDIFGHTPDNKALVHQISKVSLKYIYLAAGAGAAAFLQVVCWMVTGERQAARIRSLYLKTILRQNVGFFDQESKTGEIVERMSGDTVIMQDAMGEKVGKFIQVVSTFIGGLVIAFSKGWLLSLVLVSTIPALVISAGFMTVMVTKLMSRGQAAYSVGAAVVEQTISSIRTVASFTGEKQAIVKYDKSLKKAYQASVQEGLVVGVCSGIFVFFVFGCYALSIWFGGIMIVDKGYTGGQVINIVLAVLIGSFSLGQVSPCLSAFSSGRVAAFKLFEIINRKSEIDPYDTNGQQPDDIRGDIELRDVTFSYPTRPEENIFNVFSIVIPSGMTTALVGQSGSGKSTVISLIERFYDPQKGEVLIDGINVKDYQLKWLRGKISLVSQEPVLFSSTIRDNIAYGKDGATIDEIKVAAELANAAKFIDKFPQGLDTMVGDHGTQMSGGQKQRIAIARAIIKDPRILLLDEATSALDAESERIVQEALDQIMLNRTTVILAHRLTTIINSDVIAVIQDGKIVEKGSHSELLQDPEGAYCQLIRLQELGKRSEKQEDGDYNISMTSGKNSSQPVYVISHESSNINNNNQHLLKSDNDNHQESYAANSSTSLVRLAYMNKPEIPVILLGCIAAAVSGSILPIFGYLLSFIITDFFKPAHVVREKSTFWASMLLVLGLVILISAPFRTYFFGIAGSKLIWRIRLKCFEKLVRMEIAWFDKTENSSGAIGGKLSTDAASVRGLIGDSLSLIVQNTSSAICGLIVAFMGSWKLAFVILLLLPLLVLNAYLQMKFISGFSADTKKLYEDASQVASDAVGSIRTIASFCAEDKVMKLYENKCKGPRRAGIKQGLVSGTSFGSSMFFLFIVYATSFYVGARFVEAGLTTFSKVFQVFLGLSMSAMGIAQSGSFVPDSGKAKSAAASVFALLDQKSKIDYTDESGIVLENVKGDIQFSHVNFKYPSRPDIQIFRDLCLEIHHGQTVALVGESGSGKSTVISLLQRFYDVDSGQITLDGVEIRQLNLKWLRQQMGLVSQEPVLFNDTIRANIAYGVEGNATEEDVLAASELANAHKFISSLHHGYDTNVGERGTQLSGGQKQRVAIARAIIKAPKILLLDEATSALDAESEKVVQDALDRVIVHRTTLVVAHRLSTIQGADVIVVMKNGAVAEKGKHDELLNIKDGIYASLVALHTHTTASS, translated from the exons ATGAAACAAGTAAAAGGCATTACATCGGAAGCTTCAGAAAAATCTAAAAAACCTAAAGATTCGGCTCAGGCGAAGAATAAAGAACCTGATCATGTAGTCCCATATTACAAGCTTTTTAGTTTTGCAGACTCAGTTGATTATGTTCTTATGTTCATTGGAACAATTAATGCAATTGGAAGTGGGATTATTATGCCTATGCAGACAGTGATAATTGGGGAGCTAATTGACATATTTGGGCACACTCCAGATAACAAGGCCCTTGTACATCAAATCTCCAAG GTTTCTCTCAAATATATCTACTTGGCTGCAGGGGCCGGTGCTGCAGCGTTTTTAC AGGTGGTTTGTTGGATGGTGACTGGGGAGAGGCAGGCTGCACGTATCAGAAGTTTATACTTGAAAACGATACTGAGGCAAAATGTCGGATTCTTTGATCAAGAAAGCAAGACCGGAGAAATTGTCGAACGTATGTCTGGTGATACTGTTATTATGCAGGATGCTATGGGAGAAAAG GTTGGAAAATTCATACAGGTAGTTTCGACTTTTATCGGAGGGCTCGTGATTGCTTTTTCAAAGGGGTGGCTTCTTTCTCTAGTATTAGTATCTACGATTCCTGCGTTAGTTATCTCAGCTGGCTTTATGACTGTAATGGTTACTAAACTAATGTCAAGAGGCCAAGCTGCTTATTCCGTTGGAGCAGCTGTTGTTGAACAAACGATTAGTTCTATCAGAACC GTTGCATCATTCACAGGGGAGAAACAAGCTATTGTCAAGTACGACAAGTCTCTTAAGAAAGCGTACCAGGCTAGTGTGCAAGAGGGCCTGGTTGTTGGAGTTTGTTCTGGCATATTTGTGTTTTTTGTATTCGGTTGTTACGCTTTGTCGATTTGGTTTGGTGGAATAATGATTGTTGATAAAGGTTACACGGGAGGACAGGTCATTAACATAGTCCTCGCTGTTTTAATCGGATCATT TTCTTTAGGCCAGGTGTCACCATGCTTAAGTGCTTTCAGCTCGGGACGAGTTGCAGCGTTTAAACTATTCGAGATAATAAACAGAAAGTCAGAAATAGATCCTTATGATACTAACGGTCAACAACCGGATGATATTCGTGGTGACATCGAATTACGGGATGTTACGTTTAGCTATCCAACAAGACCGGAAGAGAACATATTTAACGTTTTTTCAATTGTGATACCAAGTGGGATGACGACAGCGTTAGTTGGACAGAGTGGAAGTGGGAAATCAACGGTAATCAGCCTCATTGAGAGGTTTTACGACCCACAAAAAGGTGAAGTTCTTATTGATGGGATTAATGTTAAAGACTACCAACTAAAGTGGCTTAGAGGAAAGATTAGTCTTGTTAGCCAAGAACCTGTTTTGTTCAGTTCCACCATTAGAGATAATATTGCTTACGGGAAGGATGGTGCGACAATCGATGAAATCAAGGTGGCTGCTGAGCTGGCAAATGCTGCTAAATTTATTGACAAATTCCCCCAG GGATTAGATACAATGGTTGGTGATCATGGAACTCAAATGTCTGGAGGACAAAAGCAACGAATCGCAATAGCCAGGGCAATCATAAAAGACCCTAGGATTCTACTTTTGGATGAAGCTACGAGTGCTCTCGATGCAGAATCCGAAAGGATAGTTCAAGAGGCACTTGATCAAATCATGCTTAATCGCACTACCGTTATTCTAGCTCATCGTTTGACCACGATAATAAATTCTGATGTAATCGCTGTTATTCAAGACGGCAAGATTGTAGAGAAAG GTTCACACTCTGAGTTATTACAAGATCCTGAAGGTGCGTATTGCCAGCTAATACGATTACAAGAACTCGGAAAACGCTCTGAAAAACAAGAAGATGGTGATTATAATATTAGCATGACATCTGGAAAAAATTCAAGTCAACCCGTTTATGTTATAAGTCACGAATCgtctaatatcaataacaataaccaACATCTATTAAAATCTGATAATGATAATCATCAAGAATCTTATGCAGCTAATTCCAGTACCTCGCTTGTTCGTTTGGCTTATATGAACAAACCCGAAATCCCAGTAATACTACTAGGTTGTATAGCTGCTGCAGTTAGTGGTTCGATCTTACCAATTTTCGGGTATCTTTTATCATTTATTATAACCGATTTCTTTAAACCAGCTCACGTGGTTCGTGAGAAATCAACGTTCTGGGCATCAATGCTTTTAGTACTTGGTTTGGTAATTTTGATATCAGCACCATTTAGGACTTACTTTTTTGGTATAGCTGGGAGTAAACTAATATGGAGGATCAGATTAAAATGCTTTGAGAAATTGGTTAGAATGGAGATCGCATGGTTCGATAAGACGGAAAACTCGAGCGGTGCAATTGGAGGGAAGCTTTCGACCGATGCAGCTTCTGTTAGAGGGTTGATTGGAGATAGTCTTTCTTTAATTGTTCAGAACACGTCTTCAGCAATTTGTGGTCTGATCGTTGCGTTTATGGGTAGCTGGAAATTGGCTTTTGTCATTTTACTTTTGTTGCCATTGTTAGTATTGAATGCATACTTGCAGATGAAATTCATTAGCGGTTTCAGTGCGGATACAAAG AAACTATATGAGGATGCAAGTCAAGTTGCAAGTGATGCAGTAGGAAGCATTAGAACAATTGCTTCATTTTGTGCTGAGGATAAGGTGATGAAGCTATACGAAAATAAATGTAAAGGGCCTCGAAGAGCCGGAATTAAACAAGGTTTAGTAAGCGGTACTAGTTTTGGGTCGTCcatgttttttttatttatagtaTATGCAACAAGCTTTTATGTTGGAGCTCGTTTTGTTGAAGCTGGTCTGACTACATTCTCCAAAGTTTTCCAG GTATTTTTGGGATTGAGTATGTCAGCAATGGGTATTGCTCAGTCAGGATCATTTGTTCCTGACTCGGGAAAGGCCAAATCTGCAGCTGCTTCAGTTTTTGCTCTTCTTGACCAAAAGTCAAAGATAGACTATACCGACGAGTCTGGAATTGTATTAGAAAACGTTAAAGGAGATATTCAATTTAGTCATGTTAATTTCAAGTATCCATCAAGACCCGACATCCAAATCTTCCGGGACCTTTGTTTGGAAATTCATCATGGCCAG ACTGTAGCTCTTGTTGGAGAAAGTGGAAGTGGGAAATCAACAGTTATTTCTCTGTTGCAAAGGTTTTATGATGTCGATTCAGGCCAGATAACGCTTGATGGAGTTGAGATCCGACAGTTAAATCTGAAATGGTTAAGGCAGCAAATGGGTCTAGTAAGCCAAGAGCCAGTCCTATTTAATGATACGATTCGTGCCAACATTGCATATGGGGTGGAAGGCAATGCGACCGAGGAAGACGTTTTAGCAGCTTCAGAATTAGCAAACGCCCATAAATTCATCAGTAGCCTACATCAC GGGTACGATACGAATGTAGGTGAAAGAGGGACCCAATTATCCGGAGGGCAAAAACAAAGAGTTGCAATAGCAAGAGCCATTATTAAGGCTCCAAAGATATTGTTACTAGACGAGGCTACTAGTGCACTAGATGCTGAATCTGAAAAAGTCGTACAAGATGCACTTGATCGAGTTATTGTACACAGAACCACACTAGTGGTGGCCCACAGGCTATCCACAATTCAAGGAGCAGATGTTATCGTTGTTATGAAGAATGGAGCCGTTGCAGAGAAAGGAAAACATGATGAACTCCTGAATATTAAGGATGGCATTTATGCCTCTTTAGTTGCATTACATACACATACTACTGCATCTTCATAA
- the LOC139898065 gene encoding phosphatidylinositol 4-phosphate 5-kinase 7-like, which yields MSTEIILDGDVYFGNVKGMIPHGRGKYTWSDGTVYEGDWEAGKMTGMGQITWSSGASYEGEFSGGYLDGFGTLSNPDGSTYAGSWRLNNQHGLGRKQYSNSDIYDGSWKEGMHEGSGKYVWCNGNMYIGNWKAGSMCGRGVMKWVNGDLFDGYWLNGYRHGSGVYRFADGGYYFGMWCKGLKEGQGTFYPAGSRSQSSRSLGKKTVRKKRSIGRSLSEKISFNGIFGDSSRRSSKRISLEIDDSIGDSAFDDNSDVLSYSSDEGKSDVDDNSTVVCEREYVQGVLIKETTKNDVGSSHKRGQQRKFRTKEEKKKSSADIFKGHKSYYLMLNLQLGIRYTVGKITPVPVREVRHSDFGQRARIRMYFPKKGSQLTPPHSSVNFYWKDYCPMVFRNLREMFKLDAADYMMSICGDDGLRELSSPGKSGSLFYLSHDDKFVIKTLRTSELKVLLKMLPSYYKHVSVHDNTLITKFYGLHEITLRGGKKVQFVVMGNMFYTELQIHRRYDLKGSCYGRSTNKDDIEEGTTLKDLDLAYDFNMDKSLRDALLKQIYLDSLFLESQGIIDYSLLLGLHFRAPDHLKTLLEPPDAFHRPQKTLADDGSKCHVDFSIPPKGLLLVTHEPSSVDTAPGPHIRGSTLKAFSVGDKEVDLLLPGTARLRVQLGVNMPAQANHKVSHDVSGPSEAELFEVYDVVLYLGIIDILQEYNTRKKIEHVYKSARHDPMSISVADPKFYAKRFFRYLEKVFPAST from the exons ATGAGCACTGAGATCATTCTAGATGGAGATGTGTACTTTGGCAATGTAAAGGGAATGATACCCCATGGCAGGGGTAAATACACATGGTCAGATGGTACTGTTTATGAGGGTGATTGGGAAGCAGGAAAAATGACTGGGATGGGACAGATCACTTGGTCATCTGGAGCAAGTTACGAGGGTGAGTTTTCGGGCGGCTACCTTGATGGTTTTGGGACATTAAGTAATCCGGATGGGTCTACATATGCTGGCTCATGGAGGTTAAACAATCAACATGGGCTTGGAAGAAAGCAGTATAGTAATTCTGATATTTACGATGGTTCTTGGAAAGAGGGAATGCATGAAGGTAGTGGTAAATATGTTTGGTGTAATGGAAACATGTATATTGGAAATTGGAAAGCTGGATCTATGTGTGGTAGAGGTGTGATGAAATGGGTGAATGGTGATCTGTTTGATGGGTATTGGTTAAATGGGTATAGGCACGGGTCGGGTGTTTATAGGTTTGCAGATGGTGGTTATTATTTTGGGATGTGGTGCAAAGGCCTTAAAGAAGGACAAGGCACGTTTTATCCTGCTGGAAGTAGGTCCCAGTCTTCAAGAAGTTTAGGCAAAAAAACAGTTAGGAAAAAACGAAGTATAGGCCGTAGTCTATCTGAGAAGATTTCGTTTAATGGAATTTTCGGAGACTCTAGTCGAAGATCAAGCAAGAGAATTTCGTTGGAAATAGATGATAGCATTGGAGATTCTGCATTTGATGATAATAGTGATGTGTTATCTTATAGTTCTGATGAAGGAAAAAGTGACGTGGACGATAACAGTACTGTAGTTTGTGAAAGGGAATACGTTCAAGGAGTTTTGATTAAAGAAACGACTAAGAATGATGTTGGATCATCACACAAAAGGGGACAACAACGCAAATTTCGTACGAAGGAAGAGAAAAAGAAGTCATCCGCGGACATTTTTAAAGGCCATAAAAGCTACTATCTGATGCTAAATCTGCAACTAGGTATCAG GTACACAGTTGGCAAAATTACACCAGTTCCTGTGCGAGAAGTGAGACATTCAGATTTTGGACAACGGGCAAGAATAAGAATGTATTTCCCCAAGAAAGGATCACAATTGACACCTCCACACTCTTCTGTCAATTTCTATTGGAAAGACTATTGTCCTATGGTCTTCAG GAATTTGAGAGAGATGTTCAAGTTAGATGCTGCAGATTATATGATGTCCATATGCGGGGATGATGGTTTACGAGAGCTTTCTTCCCCAGGGAAAAGTGGAAGCCTTTTTTATCTCTCACATGATGACAAATTTGTGATCAAAACATTAAGAACATCCGAACTCAAG GTTTTACTGAAGATGCTTCCTAGCTATTACAAACATGTAAGCGTGCATGATAACACCTTGATTACTAAGTTCTATGGGCTTCATGAAATAACGCTCAGAGGTGGAAAGAAG GTACAGTTCGTGGTCATGGGAAATATGTTTTACACAGAACTTCAGATACACCGTCGTTATGATTTAAAAGGTTCTTGTTATGGAAGAAGTACAAATAAGGATGATATTGAAGAGGGTACCACATTAAAAGACTTAGATCTTGCTTATGATTTCAATATGGACAAATCATTGCGTGATGCGCTTTTAAA ACAAATATATCTGGACTCGTTGTTTTTAGAATCTCAAGGAATCATAGATTATAGCCTTCTTTTGGGATTGCATTTTAGAGCTCCTGACCATTTAAAGACTCTACTGGAACCACCAGATGCCTTCCACAGACCTCAGAAAACTCTCGCTGATGATG GTTCAAAATGTCACGTGGACTTCTCAATTCCTCCTAAGGGACTTCTACTAGTGACGCATGAACCGAGTTCTGTAGATACTGCACCAGGTCCTCACATTAGAGGAAGTACCTTGAAAGCATTTTCTGTAGGAGACAAGGAAGTTGATCTCCTTCTTCCTGGTACTGCAAG GTTACGGGTGCAATTAGGTGTGAACATGCCAGCACAAGCAAACCATAAGGTCTCACATGACGTCTCAGGCCCCTCAGAAGCTGAGCTTTTTGAGGTCTATGATGTTGTTCTTTATCTAGGCATAATCGATATACTTCAGGAATATAACACAAGAAAGAAAATAGAACATGTATATAAATCCGCACGACACGATCCAATGTCAATATCTGTTGCAGATCCCAAGTTTTACGCCAAACGCTTCTTCAGATATCTGGAAAAGGTTTTCCCAGCTAGTACTTGA
- the LOC139902855 gene encoding ABC transporter B family member 11-like isoform X2, translated as MVTGERQAARIRSLYLKTILRQNVGFFDQESKTGEIVERMSGDTVIMQDAMGEKVGKFIQVVSTFIGGLVIAFSKGWLLSLVLVSTIPALVISAGFMTVMVTKLMSRGQAAYSVGAAVVEQTISSIRTVASFTGEKQAIVKYDKSLKKAYQASVQEGLVVGVCSGIFVFFVFGCYALSIWFGGIMIVDKGYTGGQVINIVLAVLIGSFSLGQVSPCLSAFSSGRVAAFKLFEIINRKSEIDPYDTNGQQPDDIRGDIELRDVTFSYPTRPEENIFNVFSIVIPSGMTTALVGQSGSGKSTVISLIERFYDPQKGEVLIDGINVKDYQLKWLRGKISLVSQEPVLFSSTIRDNIAYGKDGATIDEIKVAAELANAAKFIDKFPQGLDTMVGDHGTQMSGGQKQRIAIARAIIKDPRILLLDEATSALDAESERIVQEALDQIMLNRTTVILAHRLTTIINSDVIAVIQDGKIVEKGSHSELLQDPEGAYCQLIRLQELGKRSEKQEDGDYNISMTSGKNSSQPVYVISHESSNINNNNQHLLKSDNDNHQESYAANSSTSLVRLAYMNKPEIPVILLGCIAAAVSGSILPIFGYLLSFIITDFFKPAHVVREKSTFWASMLLVLGLVILISAPFRTYFFGIAGSKLIWRIRLKCFEKLVRMEIAWFDKTENSSGAIGGKLSTDAASVRGLIGDSLSLIVQNTSSAICGLIVAFMGSWKLAFVILLLLPLLVLNAYLQMKFISGFSADTKKLYEDASQVASDAVGSIRTIASFCAEDKVMKLYENKCKGPRRAGIKQGLVSGTSFGSSMFFLFIVYATSFYVGARFVEAGLTTFSKVFQVFLGLSMSAMGIAQSGSFVPDSGKAKSAAASVFALLDQKSKIDYTDESGIVLENVKGDIQFSHVNFKYPSRPDIQIFRDLCLEIHHGQTVALVGESGSGKSTVISLLQRFYDVDSGQITLDGVEIRQLNLKWLRQQMGLVSQEPVLFNDTIRANIAYGVEGNATEEDVLAASELANAHKFISSLHHGYDTNVGERGTQLSGGQKQRVAIARAIIKAPKILLLDEATSALDAESEKVVQDALDRVIVHRTTLVVAHRLSTIQGADVIVVMKNGAVAEKGKHDELLNIKDGIYASLVALHTHTTASS; from the exons ATGGTGACTGGGGAGAGGCAGGCTGCACGTATCAGAAGTTTATACTTGAAAACGATACTGAGGCAAAATGTCGGATTCTTTGATCAAGAAAGCAAGACCGGAGAAATTGTCGAACGTATGTCTGGTGATACTGTTATTATGCAGGATGCTATGGGAGAAAAG GTTGGAAAATTCATACAGGTAGTTTCGACTTTTATCGGAGGGCTCGTGATTGCTTTTTCAAAGGGGTGGCTTCTTTCTCTAGTATTAGTATCTACGATTCCTGCGTTAGTTATCTCAGCTGGCTTTATGACTGTAATGGTTACTAAACTAATGTCAAGAGGCCAAGCTGCTTATTCCGTTGGAGCAGCTGTTGTTGAACAAACGATTAGTTCTATCAGAACC GTTGCATCATTCACAGGGGAGAAACAAGCTATTGTCAAGTACGACAAGTCTCTTAAGAAAGCGTACCAGGCTAGTGTGCAAGAGGGCCTGGTTGTTGGAGTTTGTTCTGGCATATTTGTGTTTTTTGTATTCGGTTGTTACGCTTTGTCGATTTGGTTTGGTGGAATAATGATTGTTGATAAAGGTTACACGGGAGGACAGGTCATTAACATAGTCCTCGCTGTTTTAATCGGATCATT TTCTTTAGGCCAGGTGTCACCATGCTTAAGTGCTTTCAGCTCGGGACGAGTTGCAGCGTTTAAACTATTCGAGATAATAAACAGAAAGTCAGAAATAGATCCTTATGATACTAACGGTCAACAACCGGATGATATTCGTGGTGACATCGAATTACGGGATGTTACGTTTAGCTATCCAACAAGACCGGAAGAGAACATATTTAACGTTTTTTCAATTGTGATACCAAGTGGGATGACGACAGCGTTAGTTGGACAGAGTGGAAGTGGGAAATCAACGGTAATCAGCCTCATTGAGAGGTTTTACGACCCACAAAAAGGTGAAGTTCTTATTGATGGGATTAATGTTAAAGACTACCAACTAAAGTGGCTTAGAGGAAAGATTAGTCTTGTTAGCCAAGAACCTGTTTTGTTCAGTTCCACCATTAGAGATAATATTGCTTACGGGAAGGATGGTGCGACAATCGATGAAATCAAGGTGGCTGCTGAGCTGGCAAATGCTGCTAAATTTATTGACAAATTCCCCCAG GGATTAGATACAATGGTTGGTGATCATGGAACTCAAATGTCTGGAGGACAAAAGCAACGAATCGCAATAGCCAGGGCAATCATAAAAGACCCTAGGATTCTACTTTTGGATGAAGCTACGAGTGCTCTCGATGCAGAATCCGAAAGGATAGTTCAAGAGGCACTTGATCAAATCATGCTTAATCGCACTACCGTTATTCTAGCTCATCGTTTGACCACGATAATAAATTCTGATGTAATCGCTGTTATTCAAGACGGCAAGATTGTAGAGAAAG GTTCACACTCTGAGTTATTACAAGATCCTGAAGGTGCGTATTGCCAGCTAATACGATTACAAGAACTCGGAAAACGCTCTGAAAAACAAGAAGATGGTGATTATAATATTAGCATGACATCTGGAAAAAATTCAAGTCAACCCGTTTATGTTATAAGTCACGAATCgtctaatatcaataacaataaccaACATCTATTAAAATCTGATAATGATAATCATCAAGAATCTTATGCAGCTAATTCCAGTACCTCGCTTGTTCGTTTGGCTTATATGAACAAACCCGAAATCCCAGTAATACTACTAGGTTGTATAGCTGCTGCAGTTAGTGGTTCGATCTTACCAATTTTCGGGTATCTTTTATCATTTATTATAACCGATTTCTTTAAACCAGCTCACGTGGTTCGTGAGAAATCAACGTTCTGGGCATCAATGCTTTTAGTACTTGGTTTGGTAATTTTGATATCAGCACCATTTAGGACTTACTTTTTTGGTATAGCTGGGAGTAAACTAATATGGAGGATCAGATTAAAATGCTTTGAGAAATTGGTTAGAATGGAGATCGCATGGTTCGATAAGACGGAAAACTCGAGCGGTGCAATTGGAGGGAAGCTTTCGACCGATGCAGCTTCTGTTAGAGGGTTGATTGGAGATAGTCTTTCTTTAATTGTTCAGAACACGTCTTCAGCAATTTGTGGTCTGATCGTTGCGTTTATGGGTAGCTGGAAATTGGCTTTTGTCATTTTACTTTTGTTGCCATTGTTAGTATTGAATGCATACTTGCAGATGAAATTCATTAGCGGTTTCAGTGCGGATACAAAG AAACTATATGAGGATGCAAGTCAAGTTGCAAGTGATGCAGTAGGAAGCATTAGAACAATTGCTTCATTTTGTGCTGAGGATAAGGTGATGAAGCTATACGAAAATAAATGTAAAGGGCCTCGAAGAGCCGGAATTAAACAAGGTTTAGTAAGCGGTACTAGTTTTGGGTCGTCcatgttttttttatttatagtaTATGCAACAAGCTTTTATGTTGGAGCTCGTTTTGTTGAAGCTGGTCTGACTACATTCTCCAAAGTTTTCCAG GTATTTTTGGGATTGAGTATGTCAGCAATGGGTATTGCTCAGTCAGGATCATTTGTTCCTGACTCGGGAAAGGCCAAATCTGCAGCTGCTTCAGTTTTTGCTCTTCTTGACCAAAAGTCAAAGATAGACTATACCGACGAGTCTGGAATTGTATTAGAAAACGTTAAAGGAGATATTCAATTTAGTCATGTTAATTTCAAGTATCCATCAAGACCCGACATCCAAATCTTCCGGGACCTTTGTTTGGAAATTCATCATGGCCAG ACTGTAGCTCTTGTTGGAGAAAGTGGAAGTGGGAAATCAACAGTTATTTCTCTGTTGCAAAGGTTTTATGATGTCGATTCAGGCCAGATAACGCTTGATGGAGTTGAGATCCGACAGTTAAATCTGAAATGGTTAAGGCAGCAAATGGGTCTAGTAAGCCAAGAGCCAGTCCTATTTAATGATACGATTCGTGCCAACATTGCATATGGGGTGGAAGGCAATGCGACCGAGGAAGACGTTTTAGCAGCTTCAGAATTAGCAAACGCCCATAAATTCATCAGTAGCCTACATCAC GGGTACGATACGAATGTAGGTGAAAGAGGGACCCAATTATCCGGAGGGCAAAAACAAAGAGTTGCAATAGCAAGAGCCATTATTAAGGCTCCAAAGATATTGTTACTAGACGAGGCTACTAGTGCACTAGATGCTGAATCTGAAAAAGTCGTACAAGATGCACTTGATCGAGTTATTGTACACAGAACCACACTAGTGGTGGCCCACAGGCTATCCACAATTCAAGGAGCAGATGTTATCGTTGTTATGAAGAATGGAGCCGTTGCAGAGAAAGGAAAACATGATGAACTCCTGAATATTAAGGATGGCATTTATGCCTCTTTAGTTGCATTACATACACATACTACTGCATCTTCATAA